The following are encoded together in the Candidatus Palauibacter australiensis genome:
- a CDS encoding ferredoxin: MVRIEVDHGLCVGNAMCVATAPGVFAHNENRQSTVVDAEGDPEALVLEAAANCPVSAIRVMDGDTGRSLFPPEPGAGGV; encoded by the coding sequence ATGGTGAGGATCGAGGTCGATCACGGGCTCTGCGTCGGCAACGCGATGTGCGTGGCCACCGCGCCCGGCGTGTTCGCGCACAACGAGAACCGCCAGTCGACGGTCGTCGATGCCGAGGGCGACCCGGAAGCTCTGGTCCTCGAAGCGGCGGCGAACTGTCCCGTGAGCGCGATCCGTGTGATGGACGGAGACACCGGCCGCTCGCTGTTCCCGCCGGAGCCGGGCGCGGGAGGCGTGTGA